Genomic DNA from Felis catus isolate Fca126 chromosome E3, F.catus_Fca126_mat1.0, whole genome shotgun sequence:
GGAGGTGGCTGGGGCCAGTGGGGAGAAATGGGCAGATGTATCCTGGAGATAGAACCTATGGcctgggtgtggggagagggggagaaaagggaCCCAGGTTTCCAACACTGGCAGCTGGGTGGATGTGGAGGTGGTATTTGGATTCCTGGACCCATTCTCTCCTGACGATAGGGTGGGAACCTTTATGGGGTAAGGGGCTAGATTCACTAGGAAGAAACTCACCTAACTGGTCCAGTGAAATTTTGTGGATAGTGAGACAGACTGTGgcatttccagcttccagagtgGTGGGCACCTCTTCCCAGCACTGGTACACAGCCTTTGCCACCTCCGAGGGCATGAATCTCATAGTCACCCCCACATTCAGCACTGGCTGACTCCTGAGGGTGCAAAGAGGGGCTGAGGACCTGACTCTGACCTTGGGGAGGAGAACAAGGGAGGGGGCAGCTTTTGAACTGGACACACAGAGGGAAAGGGTGGGATGTGGGGAGTTATCACCTGAGCAGCAGCACCTGTCCCCGGGCCCCCACAGCCAGGTCCACTAGTCCATCCTGGGTGAGGTCCTGACCCCCACTCAGCGACTGTCCGAAATACTGGAGTGTGGGAGAGAGCTGGGAGCTTGCAATCCGCTGGccaaagagggaaaggagaagtgGAAGTCAAGGGAGGGTCATTTGAAAGGTTTGAGAATAAAGATTTGGAAAGGAGAATACAGTGAATGAAAGTAGAACTGAatggaaaaattgaaaaggagaaatgaaggggTAGGAATGGAAAGCAAGTGTAGTGAGACCCCAGGGAActcagacagagagaggcaagctCCTTTGGTCCAATTCATGTGAGGGTACAGGCTAATGACAAAATTAAAGCataacaatagaaatataataggTTAATTTACTCATCACGTGTATCttccttcataaatatttgatgaacagAGTACTTAGTACTCCATTGAGTCATCTTTACAAGAAGGCTATGGAGTTTATCATTTAATGTTTCATAGAggggaactgaggctcacagaggttaaaTCAGTCACTGCCTAAGGCAACACAGCTGACATGACTGGCCAGGCATTTGACCAGGGCCTGCAATCTCTTACCCACTAAACTGCCCACAACAGATTGGAGTCTGTTTGGAGCCAAAGGACAAAAGAGAGATAATTTGCACTTAGCTGGGCCTGGTGAAATTCATGGCAATAAACCCCTAAAAGGAGAATAGCTACTACTAAGGTCCATGACAAGAGGCACAGGGCCATCAGGCACATCTAAGACATGGGAAAGGAGGTGGAACTGGAAGAGGCTTCAGAGAGGGGCCTCACCTGGCTGTGGGAGGGCCTGATGCCCAGTTCTGAGGTTCCATGAAATAGGTAGACAGCACCCCGGTTTTCTTGCTCTCCTGGGGCACCGATGGCGACGTCTGTCAGTTTGTCCCCATTCGCATCCCCCAGAACTGTCAAGGCTGCCCCAAAGCGGCCCCAGGGGTGGCCCTGCTCCCCACAGAGAATGACCTCACACTGCCACCTAGCCTTCTGCAGAACAAAACCAGTGTCATGCCCCAACCCAGAcaacccctccaccccactcccaggccccacccagcccaggTCTCATCAGACACTCACCCCCTGGGGCAAGTGGCACACGGACACCTGGCCCCCCCACGCCGGCTTGTAGTAGTGTGGAGCCCCAATGAGGACAAGGTCAGAGCTACCATCTCTATCCACATCCACAGTACAGAGGGAGGCCCCAAAGTAGGAGCCAATCTGGAGGGCAGAGCGTGAAGtcaccctgcctgcctgccccctgccaccAGAACCTTACCCCGTGGTCCCCCAAACCCCTTCATCTCCTCCCTCTCCATCCTTGGACACCCTGCCACCCTCATGGTCCACTCTGGATtcctctacacccaacctgggtcCCTGCAACTTCAGCCTTTGGCTTCCATTGTCCGGACTCCCGGGTGAAGAGGACAACCTTCCCAGTATGCTGATGGCGGGGAGCCCCCAGGATCAGGCTCTTCACCCCCTTCCAAAAGGCCAGCTCGGTGGAGtaacctggggggggggcaggcctcAGCACAAAATCTTCCTCCCCATCCCTTAAGCTCCTGCCCTTTCCAGGCAGCTCATCTCCTCCCGCCTGTGCCCCCAACCACAGCTTTTTCTCACCCAGGTAAGAGTCCCTCATGTCCACGTTCTCTTGAGACACACTGATGAAAGTGGGGCTCATATTTTGGGGGTATAGGAAGGCACCTCCAGACCAGCTGAAGCTCCCCACAGCCCCCAGAACTGGTCCATCCTGGGAGGAAAGGATTCCAGGGCTAAGCAGTTTTGAGTCAAAACAAGGCAGCCTATTCCAAAGCAATGCCTGCTACCAACTCCACtcattatttggaattctcttttccttccccagtcctGTCCAGCAGCTTCAATCCCTGACTCCTAATGTCTCTCTCAGTCCATCCCCAGTGCCGCTGCTCCAGTAAGTCCCAGCTCTTCTCACCCACTGCCCTTTCTGCCTCCTACTGTGTTCTTCTCTGCTCCACCCTCCTCAGTGTTAGGTTTCCTCAGACCAAATATATAGCCATCACCCAGCTGGCAACCCAAGATGGCTCCCTGTCACCAAGACCCTGAGGATGGTATCTCAGGTCCTCCCCAGACAAACCTGTGGAGTTGCTCTATGCTTTGAACACACCAAGTGTTTGACCTGGacacctctcctctctttctgagaCGCAACTCCTCTCTTGGGAAGAGTCATCCTCAAAGCCACCTTCTCTGTGAGGTCTTCCTTGGCTCCCTCGGGGAGTGATAGGTGTTTCCTACTCTGCATACCTTGCTTATTGCCTTTCTAAACTTTTGACTATAGATAATTTAgaacatatacaaaagtagaaagaaatgcaCAATGAACTCATAAGTACCCAGGTTCAATGATCAATTCATTACCAACCTCGATTCATTTCTATGTCCCTCCAACTCACCCCCAAAACTCTTTTGAAGAAAATCCCTCTGGATATTTTTAACACACATCTACTTTCACATAAGTCATgctattttgtcatttctttggTCTGCATGATCTGGCctttcccatctccccacccactcctTCCCTGCTGCCCCTCACTCACCCTGCTCCAGCTATGCTGTCCCTTTTATCTCTCTAGTGCAGTAACCTTGTTCATgcttcaggacctttgcacttgccttttcctctccctggagCAATCTCTCCCCAGATTTTCCCACACCTATCCCTTTCTCATCATTCACCCTCGGTTGTTATTCCTCAGGCCTCCTCTGAtcatctctcttgctctcttctaaCACTGAGCATAATCTGAAGatcttttgtttgtgtttattgtcTCCTCCCACTGTATATGTGCTCTGTGTGAGAGCAGGAACCTTGGCTATCCTGTTCTCTGCCGTGCTCCTAGCACCTACATACACTGCCTATATGTCTCTCTCTAAACGGACAGTGACCTTGAGGACAGGATCTCCTTCTTATTTACTTCTGGGTCCCAggacccagcacagggctggcccAGGATTGGTGCCTGAGACCTGTTTATCAAGCATATGCTCCACCTACCATGGTGAGCACTGAACTGAAGCCTTCTTGTGACATCTCATGCTGGAAGGAGCTACTTGTCCTCGACTGGGTTCCTGTGGGAAAACAGGCCACTTAGGCTCTGGGGACCATGAGACCACAAGGGCTTAGAAGGAGAAGAATGAGTCTGGGTCTCAGGTTCTGGGGCACAATTTTGGGTGACATGTGAATAGGGATGGACCCTCAGAACTGTAGGGAACAATCGGGTTGGGAACCTTTGGATTCCAAGACCCAGGCTCGCCCTGTATTTACCCTCCACTGCAAAGATCTTCTCCTGCAGCTGCTTCTGGATGCTGCTGAGTGCTGCAAAGTTGTCCACCTTGAACACGTGATCCTGAGAGGGCACTGAGCCAATGGTGTTCAGCTCCTCCCTGGCAGTGGGTTCCTGGAAAGCATCTCCCACCTGTGGCAGAGAGGCAGCTGAGGAGGAGCCCACCAGCCTTTCTGCATGAGTGAGATGCAGTCTCAGTCTGAGAGAGCCACGAGGAAGAGGACGTACCCCAATGGCATAGCGAATGATGCCAGCTTTCTCTGCCAGGGGCATGACATCACTGTATTCCAGGGGGTCTTTGTATTTCTGCCCATCTGTGATGACAATGAGAATCTTCTTGGCACTTTCACGGGCACCATTCCTACTATGAAACAGTTCTTTCCTGTCAAGGAAGAAAGGGAGTTGGCTCTCCTGAGATGAAactgattttgaaaagaaatcatttgcaGCTCTAGAAGGTCATCTGGGGAGACTAGGGAATCCTGGTACCCTCAGACTATGCCATGCATGAGGTGcatattatctcatgtaatctttACAACCAAGTTGTAAGTTGTCCTCATTTGGCAGTTATTTGAGACTTAAAGTCAGTAACTCCCAGGTTTTCCCAGGTCACCAGCAGGGAGCCAGAATGAGAACTCAGATTATCTGAACCAAAGCTGCTCCAGGTGGAATCTGGCTGCTCCAGGTGGAATCTGGCTGCTCCAGGTGGAATCTGGGTCCTGCCAGTCCAAGGTCAGGCAAAGAAGAAACACTGCAGAAGAGTCCCATCCTATATCTGGGAACAGATCCAAGGAGGAACATTCCCCCTACAGCCTCCTTACTTCCCTTTATAGACCCTTTCCCCAGAGCTTCCCATAGTCTTGGAGAAGGGCTGTTCAGACCAGCATGAGGAAGTGGTGTGGCAATATGTCCACATGAGGTAGAAGGGGGAACTTACACCACTTTCAGGATGCCTGTGGCTGTAAACGTCAGGCCATTCAATTGGAGAATTGGATCCACCAGGCTCTGAGGACTTGAGCTACTCTGGAATTTGGTGAAGGTGAAGTGGATCTCCAAATCATTGGAGTACTGCATCAGTGAGAACTGCAAAGGCCAAGAAAAATGCCCTGGTGCtcaagagttatttttttaataaactttaattttggaTTAACTTTGGATTTATAAACAATTTCCATGGTTTTTGAGGCTAAAACTCAGGGGGAAATTGGcccaaaaagaaaactagaaatcaaaaacaaataatgtttcTTTCATACTTTGGCAATACTgcaatatttgttaaaataggatttttaaaaactttcataaCGTATAAAATCCACTTGTAGGCTATATTTCCTCACTTCTCAAGAAttcatacacacatgtacactaattagtgagaaataaaataagagaaatcatGAGTTGCATGGAAAACACAACAAAGAAATCATTAAGTATTTGGCCAAGGTATCTTCAGTCTAATTTCATAGCAGAGCTATTTTTGCAAtcctttaaatgctttttaacagtaaaaaaaacTTATATTTCCTGGGCCATATAAAGACATATTAAATGCCACAGGGGAATTTCCTCAGGTAAGGGCACAAATCAGCCCTGCACTGAGACCTTAGCCTTATCATGGCACAGGTCCACTGAGCCCACCCCCAACAATGCCACGTCTCCCCCTAGGTTGGCCTTTCCCAAAGGCAGCCACCACCACCCGCCCAGCACTCCCCAGGTCTTGGGGACTCAATCTTCACCAGTGTGTTGGTGCCTTCAAACTGTCCCATCACAGCTATGACAAAGTTCTTCATCTGCTTAAAGTCCCTTTGGTCAATACTTCCAGAGCCATCAATCAGGAAGACAATGTCCATCTCTTGACTTGGACACTCtgtagagaaggaggaaggaatcaGAGACGCTAGTGTGGGGCCCAGCTGTCTCCCAGGGCCCAGCAACCCTTCCTGCTCAACAGACTTACCGGGTCATTCTTGGTCTATGAACCAATTACTACCAATTTTCCAACACCCTCCACAGAAAAGGCCCAAATCCATTGCccaaatattaagaaagaaaacaaaaacacaaagaaagagagatacagagagaaagagagaaacagggaaacagactctcaactatagacaacaaactgatccTTTTCAGAAGAGAtgtaggtggagggatgggttaaatagacgATAGAGATTAAGAATCTACTTCCTAGTGCTGAAATGCCACATCCCCTACCCTGGCTGCACAGACATCCAAGGCAGGTCATGGCACCCCCCAAAGTCCTGAACacccttcctccactctctctgtcccctctgtaGATTCTGCTCTCACAGTTTGGTTGAGAGTTGTTTAtgctgctattttatttttccctggcATCATGACTTCTCTGGTCCAAAGCATTGCTCTCAGTCAGCACTTTAAGTGCCCCTGGCTCTTACTTGGAGCCCAGTATCTCTTCTGATACCACAGAGAAGACAGTTTATCTGTATCTTCCTCCTAGTCCAAACACATGGTCCTAGCTAGAATTTCAGTCATAATGGTAATTACATATTATGTACCAAGCAGAAgtctaagcactttatatttatattaaatcttttaatcctcataaccacCTCAATTATTAATACCCAGTTAACCaatgaggaaatgaaaaccaGGGAATTAGGTCACTTTCCCAAGGACACAGAAGACAGACTTGTTCAGAATGACTcccagagaggggcgcctgggtggcgcagtcggttaagcgtccgacttcagccaagtcacgatctcgcggtccgtgagttcgagccccgcgtcaggctctggactgaaggctcggagcctggagcctgttcccgattctgtgtctccctctctctctgcccctcccccattcatgctctgtctctctctgtcccaaaaataaataaaaacgttgaaaaaaaattaaaaaaaaaaaaaaagaatgactccCAGAGAGATTCTGTTCAGTGTCCCTGGCACCACTCTCTGTGGAAGACATCAGCAACAAAATTGTGCATCACATTTTCCATGGCCCTAACGTTTGCTCCCCTTAGAAATTCATCAGTGAGTTATCAGGAATGGCCTCGTACTTGGATCGCTGGATCTATCATCCTCACCACATTTTCGACAATCCAAGGCCTTTCCTTTGAAAGCCCAAGAAGCATCTCTGCACCTGTTGGCAACTGTGAGGTCCTCATGCCTCCTTTTCCCCTCGGCCAGCTTAGAGAACCTGTTGTAAGCTGCCCTTCTTACGAGGCCAGACCATGTTCCCAGACCTTCTTGGGCTCACTGAGGCCTCTGGGAAGAGGCCATGAGCACAGGAAGCCAAGACCATAGTCTCAGGCTCTGCCCACTCCTCTGTGCCAGTATGTGTATAAAACAGAAATGCTGTCTCTAAAGGGACCTACTTGGCAGGGCAGCAGGCACTGTCCGAATGGTCTGCAGGTGGGAGCCCAACAGGAAGCAAAAGCCTTCTGCATACATATTCTCCCCACAGGCTCTGTGCATGGTTGGGCCGCAGGCCTAGAGGCAGAGACCTGTGTGAGCAAAGGGGCCCCAGAATTCTCCATATTCTTCTCCCCCAGCCCAAGCCTCCTCTGGCCCCTGATCCTGCCCTTGTGACCCTTCTATGACCCAGAGAAACTCACCAGCAGCCAGGAGCGATTGGTGGAGGCTGCCAGGGACAGGCCCAGGGACATGTTCACGGCCTCTGGTGGCGCTGAGGGCAGATACACATGATCATACTCATGGGCACACCCTCATTTGGGGGGAGAATCAGGACTAGAGGCCAAGGAGAGACATTCTTGTACAGGAGGATTGAGGGCCCCAATTCCCAGGTGGAGTCACTCACTGTGCAATGATATAGGTTGACATAGGCCAGTGGCAGCTGCACAGTCATACAACCGTCCTGTCCGGTTGACCGCCACCACCTCCAGGGGGGCTCCCACCACGAGTCTGGAGGCACAAGCATGACATATAGTTGTATGAGGGGTAAGGACACAGGGCGCTTCAGGTGAGGAAGTATCCCCATGTAACAAGGAAGTGAGAGTTTGAGAGGGAAGCTCTTGGCATTTGCCACTCATGAGGCTATTCAAAAAGGAGAGCTTCAGTTTAACCCACATGTGCTGAAGGACTATGCTGGactttttgtttgtgtatgtgtgaggatacataaataaatttgtatttatatatacaaatggtTTGAGTGCTGTTTTTTAAcattaaccaaaaataaatatattcaaaagaaaaacattttccagcCATGAGTAAGTGCATTTTGTTTCTGGGGTACCATCattctgagccacccaagaaatAGATCACCTCAagttacatggaaaaaaaagaacttttttatattaaatataacttattgtcaaattggtttccatacaacacccagtgctcaatcCAACAGGTaccctggaaaaaaattaaagtttatttatttttgaaagagagagagcatgaatgagctggggaggggcagaggggaggggagacagaatcccaagcatgttccatgctgtcagcacaaagctgaaTGTGTGGCTctaagccacaaactgtgagatcatctcCTTAGCCAAactcggatgcttagctgactgagtcagccaggcacccctacatggaaaaattttaagccataaggtatcaaaacaaaaagattattcTGTAATTAATTGgataatttaaatataacataAGCAATTTGAGTTGGACAACTTAAAGCAAAAGCATCAGACTCCATATCAATATCTACAGTCATATAAgtgcaaaaatttatttataaaacctttttgaggagagaattttttaatttttaaaaaatgttatctctGCCAACAATCTCTCCactcagatgagaaaactagacaaatatttgtgtgtttttaactAATTAGCCAGGCAAACCACATTAGGTTAACATTTAAATCTTCCTTCTAGAAAGCTATTCCTTTATGGAAAGCTGAGATCCTTGTGGGTCTAACACTTGCTGATGAAAACCTAAATAGATGGTTAGAGATGTAGCAGTTTGGGACCTGCTGGCATAAATGGATGAGCAAACTTTTCATCTACATGTTTTTCTTTACCCTATCTGTTCCTGATTCATAGGCTTGGTCTTTTCAGCGTTTGGGTTGTGTTTCAACAGACAACAGGAAAAACAATAGCTTTGTAGCAATCAGCATGTCATCCAgtctatatatttacttttttgtaaatactGGTGAACAGCAGTCAATCAATAGtttatagatgtgtgtgtgcgtgtgtgtgtgtgtgtgtgtgtgtgtgtgtgtgtgtaactgatGGTGATGGAAGTGGGACAGTGGCTATCTTTGAATTTGTTGGATTTTGAGTGATCAGAAAAGGCCTAAGGGAATCCAGGGGAGTGGACCTGAGGATGTTCTGTACCTGGATCCAGGCGGCAGCTACCTGGGTATACACATATGAAAAATTTATTGAGTTGGACCTTCCAAGATTGGGCACTTCAGTTTTTGCCctgtatatttcaaaataaacaaacaaaccaaaaaaaaaaaacccataactcTGACATCTGGCATTTTCTTCCATGCCCCAGCCTGCCAGCTGGGTGAGGAAGGGGGATGGATGTGCTTTTAGAACTCAGTGACCTCAATATGCTACTTCTTGGCCAATTAAATCTTCTTGTATTCTCAGGCTCATTGCCAACTtgacctcctctgtgaagccttcctaGAATTCCCTCCTGGGTTTGATCTCTTCCTTCTTATGCCTCCAGATTTCCGTTATACTTGCATCACATTGGGACTTTAACAACTTGGGTCCCTGCTGCTGGGACCTGAGAATGTGAGTTTCTGGAAGCAGGGTGAGGTACATCATTGACAGTCCCagtgtgaaataaaaatgtgggcCTTTtgttctgggagaaaaaaaggttttttccctttttttcctccccatgaTCCTCCTCTTTACCTGTCCTGTCTTTACCTGTTTGCTATTTAGTGTTGAATTCCCCAAGGCACAGGGATTTTCCCAGGGCCAGTGCAAACCCCACAGACTGGGCAAACTGTGCACAGCCAACCTTGACCTTGCCTAACTCAtaccaggggctgagggcaggAGGGGTCACTGGATAGGTGtggggaagcaggaagcaggaagctaAGAACCACTCCACAGAAGGCTAGACTGCATGTGAGCCAAAGCTCCAAGCCTCCAGCACATCTCCACTTCCCCATCAATCTTAAATACCACACACAAATGCTAAGATCAATTCTTAATAATTTCAAGAAGAAGACTGCAAAACATTATTACAAGTGCAAGGGTAACTGTACTGGTCACTTACACTGGTCACATGCCACAAAGCGAGACCTGTCTGGAGGAGATTCAAGATCTCCCTCCTGAAGGAGTGTCTTGTCCAGAGTTTGTGGCCCTTCCTGGGACCGTGAATAGTTGGCAGTAGTGGTGTCAGTGGTGTCAGACTTTGCCCATGCTGCCCTTCCTCCAGATACCTCCTAACCCATGTTCATCCATTTGCCTGAAGGCtgaaggggtgagggtggggagagtgggCAGGGCTTACCTCGATCTGCCAAACTGGGCCACACTCTGTCCAAAGCTAACTCCATCCTCTTGAAAGACCATGGGCTCCTCCACATCCAAGTTGAACCCATAATAAGAAGCAATGACTGAGGAATATGGAGAGGGAAGTGAGGGTGGGAGGAACAGTCAGAGAAGCCTCATCTCCTCTGGATACCTGACTTTTGGGATCTTGATGCCCACCCCAGTCCAGCTCATCTTCCCAGGAGAAGggtgttctttttgtttcctgatttgccatctgtgtggctcctgtctctcccttcctcaacAATAATCAAACCACAATACAAAGGGCAACAATCCAGAGAAATGCCCCCTCAAGGATATTTCAAAGGACATGTACAACCTGAAATTGAGCCTGTCACCTCATGGTATGTTAGCTCAAGAATGTCCCTTATGATAATACAATTCATTTCCTAAACTGAGACCTTCTGAGAATGAAAGGGACACCACTAATAATTACATCATGGTCCACCCTAAGgtccagatggggaaacagacttAGAATTTTTTGattaattatttattcttatgtGTTTCCCATGCCCCCCTTCCTTGGTGCTAGGCTCTAAGACAACAAGGACTGCAACCATCTTGTGTTGGTGCCTGAGGCAGTGCCTGGCCCTTAACAGGTGACTAATTACTATTTGTTGGCTGACCCAGAACTGCACAGGAAGTCCCTGGTATAGCCAGGATTCCAACCCACTCTCCTGATCCTTCACATTCTCCTCTCTGGTGACTAAGCTCAAAAACCTCAGTGGAAGGCCCCCTACATTTCAAGGGCTTTTCCCACAACTCTCACTCCTAGACAGCAGGTTTCTTCTCCATTTCTACTAGAATTCCCAGCTGTCTCTGGATTGAGGAGTCAACTCCAACCCCAAAGTAGGGAAGCTCTAAGAATATAAAGCCTTAGGCCAGGATGTGACAGGCAAGGTCCAAACAACTGAATCTTGGGGTTCTGGGAAAAGGCCAGATGTTGAAGGTGCCATAATCCTACCATGGCCACATGCAAGGGAGCTTCACATCCCAAATCTCCTCAAAGGATGATTCTATTTCTGAGTCTGAAAAAAGAACCTATGACCAGACAAGTAGGATGATGCCAAAAGTCTCAGACTGAAATGTCTCAGAGGCCAAGAGGGTGACATCAGTGAGTGAAGTGGGTGGTGTGAGTACCAGGGAATTATGGGCACTTAGAGCATGTGGCCCTTTTAAAGGAGGTAAGCATTACCAGGGTCTAGAATTCAGAGCTCCAGACCTTCCCATTTCTCAAGAGAAGCTGAAAGTCTGGATTTTTGTGTGGAATCTGATTTTTGACTGACACACAAATGATTTCAAATGACACAGAAATGTGATCTTGTTACAGGTTCAATTTCTGGACTATTCTCTTGGCAGTCGTGGAACAACCTACCTGAAATCAAAACCAAGGACCAAGGATGAGATATCCAAAGTTTCCCCTCCCTAGTGACTTCTATGGCTTTCCCCCCTGGGGCTCTGAGGCTGACTCCTGTCAACCataccaccacacacacacacacacacacacacacacacaccaggggcCTGACAGAAGGTGGGGAGAAGCCTTGGGGAATGTGGAGAAGTAGCTTATTCTCCACCCAAACTTAGCCTATGAGTCCATCTTATCTCATCTTTGCTCAGGTTATGACCCTCCCCTGATTCCAAGCCATTCCTCTTTCCACACCAGAATCTAGACACTAAGGCACTCCCTTGCCTCACCTCCTCCACAGAGCTATATGAGCTGACCACCAGCCCCAGAATGCCCTATCAGACAGAGACGCCCCCGCCCAGACCTCTTCCAGCTCTGAGGCCCTACTTACCACCTAAGAGGAGCATAATTCCAAAAGCCATCATTGAGCAGGGTATCGAAGGAGAAGTGAAGAGCTGAGCAATAGAGCACTGAAGGATGCTCAGTGTCCTCGGggagaattaaa
This window encodes:
- the ITGAD gene encoding integrin alpha-D isoform X2; this encodes MMAFGIMLLLGVIASYYGFNLDVEEPMVFQEDGVSFGQSVAQFGRSRLVVGAPLEVVAVNRTGRLYDCAAATGLCQPISLHTPPEAVNMSLGLSLAASTNRSWLLACGPTMHRACGENMYAEGFCFLLGSHLQTIRTVPAALPKCPSQEMDIVFLIDGSGSIDQRDFKQMKNFVIAVMGQFEGTNTLFSLMQYSNDLEIHFTFTKFQSSSSPQSLVDPILQLNGLTFTATGILKVVKELFHSRNGARESAKKILIVITDGQKYKDPLEYSDVMPLAEKAGIIRYAIGVGDAFQEPTAREELNTIGSVPSQDHVFKVDNFAALSSIQKQLQEKIFAVEGTQSRTSSSFQHEMSQEGFSSVLTMDGPVLGAVGSFSWSGGAFLYPQNMSPTFISVSQENVDMRDSYLGYSTELAFWKGVKSLILGAPRHQHTGKVVLFTRESGQWKPKAEVAGTQIGSYFGASLCTVDVDRDGSSDLVLIGAPHYYKPAWGGQVSVCHLPQGKARWQCEVILCGEQGHPWGRFGAALTVLGDANGDKLTDVAIGAPGEQENRGAVYLFHGTSELGIRPSHSQRIASSQLSPTLQYFGQSLSGGQDLTQDGLVDLAVGARGQVLLLRSQPVLNVGVTMRFMPSEVAKAVYQCWEEVPTTLEAGNATVCLTIHKISLDQLGDVQSSVRYDLALDPSRLISRAIFDETKNRTLSRRKTLGLGDYCETIKLLLPDCVEDVLSPIILHFNFSLAGEPIPSSQNLRPVLAVGSQDLFTASLPFEKNCGQDHLCEGDLSVSLISSGLQTLVVGSSLELNVTVTLWNEGEDSYRTVINFYYPAGLSYRRVLGTQQPHQRPLRLECEAAPTGNESLRSSNCSINHPIFHEGTKGTFLITFDVSYKATLGDKLFLRANVSRQEESTKYFNFSTSGEKGKKEAEHRYRVNNLSQRDLAISIHFWVPILLNGVAVWDVAVVAPSQSLPCVSEREPPQHPEFLTQIPGSLVLNCSIADCLRFRCDLPSFGIQEEVEFILKGNLSFDWVSQTLQKKVLVVSVAEITFNRSMYSQLPGQEAFLSAQMEIMLDKHEVYDPIPLIVGSSLGGLLLLALITAILYKLGFFKRQYKEMLDNKPEDTATFSGEDVHCEASNLPLS
- the ITGAD gene encoding integrin alpha-D isoform X3: MMAFGIMLLLGVIASYYGFNLDVEEPMVFQEDGVSFGQSVAQFGRSRLVVGAPLEVVAVNRTGRLYDCAAATGLCQPISLHTPPEAVNMSLGLSLAASTNRSWLLACGPTMHRACGENMYAEGFCFLLGSHLQTIRTVPAALPKCPSQEMDIVFLIDGSGSIDQRDFKQMKNFVIAVMGQFEGTNTLFSLMQYSNDLEIHFTFTKFQSSSSPQSLVDPILQLNGLTFTATGILKVVKELFHSRNGARESAKKILIVITDGQKYKDPLEYSDVMPLAEKAGIIRYAIGVGDAFQEPTAREELNTIGSVPSQDHVFKVDNFAALSSIQKQLQEKIFAVEGTQSRTSSSFQHEMSQEGFSSVLTMDGPVLGAVGSFSWSGGAFLYPQNMSPTFISVSQENVDMRDSYLGYSTELAFWKGVKSLILGAPRHQHTGKVVLFTRESGQWKPKAEVAGTQIGSYFGASLCTVDVDRDGSSDLVLIGAPHYYKPAWGGQVSVCHLPQGRIASSQLSPTLQYFGQSLSGGQDLTQDGLVDLAVGARGQVLLLRSQPVLNVGVTMRFMPSEVAKAVYQCWEEVPTTLEAGNATVCLTIHKISLDQLGDVQSSVRYDLALDPSRLISRAIFDETKNRTLSRRKTLGLGDYCETIKLLLPDCVEDVLSPIILHFNFSLAGEPIPSSQNLRPVLAVGSQDLFTASLPFEKNCGQDHLCEGDLSVSLISSGLQTLVVGSSLELNVTVTLWNEGEDSYRTVINFYYPAGLSYRRVLGTQQPHQRPLRLECEAAPTGNESLRSSNCSINHPIFHEGTKGTFLITFDVSYKATLGDKLFLRANVSSENNKPTSSKTTSQLELPVKYAVYMVISRQEESTKYFNFSTSGEKGKKEAEHRYRVNNLSQRDLAISIHFWVPILLNGVAVWDVAVVAPSQSLPCVSEREPPQHPEFLTQIPGSLVLNCSIADCLRFRCDLPSFGIQEEVEFILKGNLSFDWVSQTLQKKVLVVSVAEITFNRSMYSQLPGQEAFLSAQMEIMLDKHEVYDPIPLIVGSSLGGLLLLALITAILYKLGFFKRQYKEMLDNKPEDTATFSGEDVHCEASNLPLS
- the ITGAD gene encoding integrin alpha-D isoform X1; translated protein: MMAFGIMLLLGVIASYYGFNLDVEEPMVFQEDGVSFGQSVAQFGRSRLVVGAPLEVVAVNRTGRLYDCAAATGLCQPISLHTPPEAVNMSLGLSLAASTNRSWLLACGPTMHRACGENMYAEGFCFLLGSHLQTIRTVPAALPKCPSQEMDIVFLIDGSGSIDQRDFKQMKNFVIAVMGQFEGTNTLFSLMQYSNDLEIHFTFTKFQSSSSPQSLVDPILQLNGLTFTATGILKVVKELFHSRNGARESAKKILIVITDGQKYKDPLEYSDVMPLAEKAGIIRYAIGVGDAFQEPTAREELNTIGSVPSQDHVFKVDNFAALSSIQKQLQEKIFAVEGTQSRTSSSFQHEMSQEGFSSVLTMDGPVLGAVGSFSWSGGAFLYPQNMSPTFISVSQENVDMRDSYLGYSTELAFWKGVKSLILGAPRHQHTGKVVLFTRESGQWKPKAEVAGTQIGSYFGASLCTVDVDRDGSSDLVLIGAPHYYKPAWGGQVSVCHLPQGKARWQCEVILCGEQGHPWGRFGAALTVLGDANGDKLTDVAIGAPGEQENRGAVYLFHGTSELGIRPSHSQRIASSQLSPTLQYFGQSLSGGQDLTQDGLVDLAVGARGQVLLLRSQPVLNVGVTMRFMPSEVAKAVYQCWEEVPTTLEAGNATVCLTIHKISLDQLGDVQSSVRYDLALDPSRLISRAIFDETKNRTLSRRKTLGLGDYCETIKLLLPDCVEDVLSPIILHFNFSLAGEPIPSSQNLRPVLAVGSQDLFTASLPFEKNCGQDHLCEGDLSVSLISSGLQTLVVGSSLELNVTVTLWNEGEDSYRTVINFYYPAGLSYRRVLGTQQPHQRPLRLECEAAPTGNESLRSSNCSINHPIFHEGTKGTFLITFDVSYKATLGDKLFLRANVSSENNKPTSSKTTSQLELPVKYAVYMVISRQEESTKYFNFSTSGEKGKKEAEHRYRVNNLSQRDLAISIHFWVPILLNGVAVWDVAVVAPSQSLPCVSEREPPQHPEFLTQIPGSLVLNCSIADCLRFRCDLPSFGIQEEVEFILKGNLSFDWVSQTLQKKVLVVSVAEITFNRSMYSQLPGQEAFLSAQMEIMLDKHEVYDPIPLIVGSSLGGLLLLALITAILYKLGFFKRQYKEMLDNKPEDTATFSGEDVHCEASNLPLS